A DNA window from Paraburkholderia sp. IMGN_8 contains the following coding sequences:
- a CDS encoding peptidase domain-containing ABC transporter, whose translation MDAPQTAPSAAEFLTSVEILSPFSRDEIERLAEYAQARFYSFGETVCSAGEAADGLYVVRSGSVRIFTEEHGKETSMGVRKAGEIFADIAMLRAYVHEASVRASAKTELLFIPRAAIEPVIAGNQAAQAFIASYVAINSAGGFVAQLFDLRGKLNKAELEEYVRSVGVKRVAAGKEILKQDGRDDRRLYVVRQGQVRIVRHEEGHDYTLATLDQGEIFGEKACLMRQEQMASVVATTDTRLLVIPERTVHFILERNPKLREVLDERIRYGDRELQRQKRLEQRRKLPLMLDLQTKPEFGEKVIKRFALVEQAEEMDCGAACLAMVCRHYSIPMTLGKLRELANVTTQGATLDSLARAGESLGFTARGVQCTFDSLRGFDLPFIVHWEGYHYVVVYGVSKDYVWVADPALGFRKMAVEDFERGWSGTCLLFTGGPNLLQMSASRSPWIRFVGYLRPYKKILGHLFLATFVIQVLGVIPPLIIQNILDGVIVHQNVSLLHLLIAGLIISSVFSQLMSSIRAYLANFMVRNMDFSMMSQFFRHTMSLPFSFFAKRKTGDIFARFQENQTIRAFLTESTVTTALNLLMVFIYFTIMFVYNVKMTLVLIAFVIPIMALTALATPKIKNYAREVFTASTDSKAFLMEALAGAETVKGMGIERPVRLRWEKKYAKALEVQYRAHAFNILVGLGSQLLNAATTIAILWVGANLVLAREMTIGQLIAFNAFMGSVLGPLMGLVGLWSMLNDAGVAMERLGDVLDIEPEQKPEDLPSRVMLPELQGEISLNGVYFRYGDNDSAYVLENISFDIKPGELVAIVGRSGSGKTTLAKLLVGFYAPTEGKMTIDGYDLGVVDKAYYRAQIGYVMQSNLLFSGTIAENIASGDDAPERRRIEEVAKMADAHAFISKMPLGYEQIVGERGIGLSGGQIQRLCIARALYHDPRLLVFDEATSALDSQSESNILGNMHDILKGRTAVIIAHRLSTIMRADKILVLYEGAIVEQGRHDELIQRGGMYYQLVQKQLSA comes from the coding sequence ATGGATGCACCCCAGACCGCGCCGTCCGCTGCCGAGTTTCTGACCTCGGTGGAGATTCTTTCGCCGTTTTCGCGCGACGAGATCGAACGTCTTGCCGAATATGCGCAAGCGCGCTTCTATTCGTTCGGCGAAACGGTGTGCTCCGCAGGCGAGGCGGCCGACGGTTTGTACGTGGTTCGTTCCGGTTCCGTGCGCATTTTCACCGAGGAACACGGCAAGGAAACCAGCATGGGCGTGCGCAAGGCCGGCGAGATCTTCGCCGACATCGCGATGTTGCGTGCCTATGTGCACGAAGCGTCGGTGCGGGCGTCGGCGAAAACCGAGCTGCTGTTCATTCCACGCGCCGCGATCGAGCCGGTGATCGCCGGTAATCAAGCCGCGCAGGCGTTTATCGCGAGCTATGTGGCGATCAATTCGGCAGGCGGTTTCGTCGCGCAGCTGTTCGATCTGCGCGGCAAGCTGAACAAGGCGGAACTCGAAGAATATGTGCGCAGCGTCGGCGTAAAACGCGTGGCCGCCGGCAAGGAGATTCTCAAGCAGGACGGGCGCGACGACCGGCGGCTCTATGTGGTGCGGCAAGGGCAAGTGCGCATCGTGCGGCATGAGGAAGGCCATGACTACACGCTCGCTACGCTAGACCAGGGCGAAATCTTCGGCGAGAAAGCGTGTTTGATGCGCCAGGAACAGATGGCTTCGGTGGTGGCAACGACCGATACGCGGTTGCTGGTGATTCCCGAGCGCACTGTCCACTTCATCCTCGAACGCAATCCGAAGCTGCGCGAAGTGCTCGACGAGCGGATTCGTTACGGCGACCGTGAACTGCAGCGGCAAAAGCGGCTCGAACAGCGGCGCAAATTGCCGCTGATGCTCGATTTGCAGACCAAGCCCGAGTTCGGGGAAAAGGTCATCAAGCGCTTTGCGCTGGTCGAGCAGGCCGAGGAAATGGATTGCGGCGCCGCGTGCCTCGCGATGGTGTGCCGTCACTACAGCATTCCGATGACGCTCGGCAAACTGCGCGAACTCGCCAACGTCACGACTCAGGGCGCAACCCTCGACAGCCTCGCGCGCGCCGGCGAATCGCTCGGTTTCACCGCGCGCGGCGTGCAATGCACCTTCGACTCGTTGCGCGGCTTTGACCTGCCGTTCATCGTGCATTGGGAGGGCTACCACTACGTCGTGGTGTACGGAGTCTCGAAGGACTATGTATGGGTCGCCGACCCGGCGCTCGGCTTCAGAAAAATGGCGGTTGAAGATTTCGAGCGTGGCTGGAGCGGCACCTGCCTGCTGTTTACCGGTGGCCCGAATCTGTTGCAGATGTCGGCTTCGCGTTCGCCGTGGATACGCTTTGTCGGCTACCTCAGGCCGTACAAGAAAATTCTTGGGCACTTGTTCCTCGCCACTTTCGTCATTCAGGTGCTCGGCGTGATTCCGCCGCTGATCATCCAGAACATTCTCGACGGCGTGATCGTGCATCAGAACGTGAGCCTGCTGCATCTGCTGATTGCCGGCCTGATTATTTCGAGCGTGTTTTCGCAATTGATGTCGTCGATTCGTGCGTATCTGGCGAATTTCATGGTGCGCAACATGGACTTCTCGATGATGTCGCAGTTCTTCAGGCACACGATGTCGCTGCCGTTCTCGTTCTTCGCCAAGCGCAAGACCGGCGACATTTTCGCGCGCTTCCAGGAGAACCAGACGATCCGCGCCTTCCTCACCGAATCCACCGTGACCACCGCGTTGAATCTGCTGATGGTGTTCATCTACTTCACGATCATGTTCGTCTACAACGTGAAGATGACGCTGGTGCTGATCGCGTTCGTCATTCCGATCATGGCGCTGACGGCACTGGCCACGCCGAAGATCAAGAACTACGCGCGCGAAGTATTCACCGCCTCGACTGATTCGAAGGCGTTTCTGATGGAAGCGCTCGCGGGCGCGGAAACCGTCAAGGGCATGGGTATCGAACGGCCGGTGCGGCTGCGCTGGGAAAAGAAGTACGCGAAGGCGCTCGAGGTTCAGTATCGCGCGCATGCATTCAATATTCTCGTCGGGCTCGGCAGCCAGCTGCTGAACGCCGCGACCACGATCGCGATTCTCTGGGTCGGCGCGAATCTGGTGCTGGCGCGCGAAATGACGATTGGTCAGCTGATTGCGTTCAACGCGTTCATGGGCAGTGTGCTGGGTCCGCTGATGGGGCTGGTCGGCTTGTGGAGCATGTTGAACGACGCGGGCGTCGCAATGGAGCGGCTCGGCGACGTGCTCGATATCGAACCGGAGCAGAAGCCGGAGGATTTGCCCTCGCGCGTGATGCTGCCCGAACTGCAAGGTGAAATCAGCCTTAACGGGGTCTATTTCCGCTACGGCGACAACGACTCCGCCTATGTACTCGAAAATATCAGCTTTGACATCAAGCCCGGCGAGCTGGTGGCCATTGTGGGCCGCAGCGGCTCGGGCAAGACCACGCTCGCCAAACTGCTGGTCGGCTTCTATGCGCCGACCGAAGGCAAGATGACCATCGACGGCTACGATCTCGGCGTGGTCGATAAGGCGTATTACCGGGCACAGATCGGCTACGTGATGCAGAGCAATCTGCTGTTTTCCGGCACGATTGCCGAGAACATCGCGAGCGGCGACGACGCGCCCGAACGGCGCCGCATCGAAGAAGTCGCGAAGATGGCCGACGCGCACGCGTTCATCAGCAAGATGCCGCTCGGTTACGAGCAGATTGTCGGCGAACGCGGCATTGGTTTATCCGGCGGGCAGATTCAGCGCCTGTGCATCGCGCGGGCCTTGTATCACGATCCGCGTCTGCTGGTATTCGACGAAGCCACCTCCGCGCTGGACTCGCAATCGGAAAGCAATATCCTCGGCAATATGCACGACATTCTGAAGGGCCGAACCGCGGTGATCATCGCGCATCGGCTCAGCACGATCATGCGCGCGGACAAGATTCTCGTGCTGTATGAAGGTGCGATTGTCGAGCAGGGCCGGCACGATGAACTGATCCAGCGTGGCGGCATGTACTACCAGCTGGTCCAGAAACAGTTGAGCGCGTGA
- a CDS encoding peptidylprolyl isomerase, producing the protein MTAIVRIDEEVVDVAEFIRLLKLTGQFESLIEQIVRDKLTVHAAKKQGIVVTADEIQQRADQFRRVRGLHRATDMNQYLDVLNVSLDEFEAFITDGLYQEKMLDVVGNEAAIKDYFALNSPKFDAIEVSHIVLDSEGKAKEMISYLHDDPDSFADMAREHSIADTREAGGVIGKVLRGSLKPDIEAKIFNAAVGDLLGPFPSADRTCFEIFAVTAKYPATLDADVASEVKRLLRESWLIARAQEHVIEAR; encoded by the coding sequence ATGACCGCGATAGTGCGAATCGATGAAGAAGTCGTGGACGTTGCCGAGTTCATTCGTCTTCTGAAATTGACCGGCCAGTTCGAGAGCCTGATCGAGCAGATCGTGCGCGACAAGCTCACGGTGCACGCGGCGAAGAAGCAGGGCATCGTTGTGACAGCGGACGAAATCCAGCAGCGCGCCGATCAATTCCGCCGCGTGCGCGGTTTGCATCGCGCGACGGACATGAATCAGTACCTCGATGTGCTCAACGTGAGTCTCGACGAATTCGAAGCGTTCATCACCGACGGGCTGTATCAGGAAAAGATGCTCGACGTAGTCGGCAACGAGGCGGCGATCAAGGACTACTTCGCGCTGAATTCGCCGAAGTTCGACGCGATCGAGGTGAGCCATATCGTGCTCGACAGCGAGGGCAAGGCGAAGGAAATGATTTCCTATCTGCACGACGATCCGGACAGCTTCGCCGACATGGCGCGCGAGCATTCGATCGCCGATACGCGCGAAGCCGGCGGTGTGATCGGCAAGGTGTTGCGCGGTTCGCTGAAGCCGGATATCGAGGCGAAGATTTTCAACGCGGCGGTGGGCGATCTGCTCGGGCCGTTTCCGTCGGCGGACCGCACGTGCTTCGAGATTTTCGCCGTGACAGCCAAGTATCCGGCGACGCTCGATGCGGACGTCGCCTCTGAAGTGAAGCGTCTGCTGCGCGAGAGCTGGCTAATTGCGCGCGCGCAGGAACATGTGATCGAAGCGCGATAA
- a CDS encoding HlyD family efflux transporter periplasmic adaptor subunit: MKRDSHPRPLSEALEDHSVEGIAILTAEPVRLARALIWAMAGLVVAGLLWSFVGRADVIVSAQGTLSPDSEVRRIYAPIDGELADLYIAEGQPVQKGDVLARLNARGAIEAASNALQAQLKLEDAERDWKQFPEKKALMERKAAALKAQIEVEARQHENRVSEGTTKLAEGQKAELDQARSVLDNARRTREAARQELDRYSRLFAQPGGGGIAELQVEQKRTAAMEADNAYRVAQSKLAELDFRLSHEYALANAQLETSGQQTTDLQLQYDSAVRDITDAEDKVRLQLQTARLVAEAAARIRFENIDKDNFLLILAPVSGVVTDVTSTQRGDKIQANAPLGGIAPKDAQPVLKIEIAEHDRAFLHEGLPVKLKFSAFPYQRYGLIKGTLVYISPATKPSAQDKQPVYEGRVMLEDKSYQIAGTRYPLRYGMTASAEIVVRERRLIDLGLDPFRQVAG; encoded by the coding sequence GTGAAGCGCGACAGTCACCCTAGACCGTTGTCGGAGGCGCTGGAGGACCACAGCGTCGAAGGCATCGCGATCCTGACCGCCGAACCGGTGCGGCTCGCGCGCGCGCTGATCTGGGCGATGGCCGGGCTGGTGGTGGCCGGCCTGCTGTGGTCGTTCGTCGGCCGCGCGGATGTGATCGTCAGCGCGCAAGGGACTTTGTCGCCGGACTCGGAAGTGCGCCGCATCTATGCGCCGATCGACGGCGAACTCGCCGATCTGTACATCGCCGAAGGGCAGCCGGTGCAGAAGGGCGACGTGCTGGCGCGGCTTAACGCACGCGGCGCGATCGAAGCGGCCAGCAACGCGCTGCAAGCGCAGCTCAAGCTCGAAGACGCCGAGCGCGACTGGAAGCAGTTCCCCGAGAAGAAGGCGCTGATGGAGCGTAAGGCAGCCGCGCTGAAGGCGCAGATCGAAGTGGAAGCGCGTCAGCACGAAAACCGCGTGTCCGAGGGCACGACCAAGCTCGCCGAAGGGCAGAAAGCCGAACTCGACCAGGCGCGCAGCGTGCTCGACAACGCCCGCCGCACGCGCGAGGCAGCGCGCCAGGAACTGGACAGGTACTCGCGCCTGTTCGCACAGCCGGGCGGCGGCGGCATCGCCGAACTTCAGGTGGAGCAGAAACGAACCGCCGCGATGGAAGCGGACAACGCCTACCGCGTCGCGCAATCGAAACTCGCAGAACTGGATTTCCGCTTGAGCCACGAATATGCGCTGGCCAACGCGCAACTCGAAACCAGCGGGCAGCAGACCACCGACCTGCAACTCCAGTACGACTCCGCGGTACGCGATATCACCGACGCGGAAGACAAGGTGCGCCTGCAATTGCAAACCGCGCGCCTCGTGGCCGAAGCCGCCGCGCGGATTCGCTTCGAGAACATCGACAAAGACAACTTCCTGCTGATTCTCGCGCCGGTCTCAGGCGTTGTCACCGATGTCACCTCGACACAACGCGGCGACAAGATCCAGGCGAACGCGCCGCTCGGCGGCATCGCGCCGAAGGATGCGCAGCCCGTGCTGAAGATCGAGATCGCCGAACACGATCGTGCGTTTCTGCACGAGGGCTTGCCGGTGAAGCTGAAGTTCAGTGCGTTCCCCTACCAGCGTTACGGATTGATCAAAGGCACGCTTGTCTACATTTCGCCGGCGACCAAACCTTCCGCGCAGGACAAGCAGCCGGTGTACGAAGGCCGCGTCATGCTCGAAGACAAGTCCTATCAGATCGCCGGCACCCGTTACCCGTTGCGCTATGGCATGACCGCGAGCGCGGAGATCGTGGTGCGCGAGCGGCGCCTGATCGACCTCGGACTGGACCCGTTCAGGCAGGTTGCCGGCTGA